The stretch of DNA CCAGCGGCGAGAAGGTGCTGCAGGAGAGCTTCCTGGGGCTCCAGGACGCTCCGCCGACGGTCCACGAGCTGGGCGAACTGCTGCGCGACCTTCGGCTCGTGCCGTCGCGCCTAGACTTTGGAACGTGGTCCGTCGGCCAGGCGCGCTCCCAGACGGTGACGCTGTTCAACCAGCACTCCAACCGGACGCTCCAGCTGAACGCGGTGACCGGGCCGAGTCCGGCGTTCTACAGCAGCTTCCTGGGGGCCAGGGAGGTGCCGCCGCAGGGCAACACCACCTTCAGCGTGGTCTTCCTGCCGCGGCAACTGGGCGCCATTGCGGGGGATCTGCTCATCCACACCTCCTTCGGCCAGGCCGAGCTGGCGGTGCGCGGCGAGGGCAGCGAGTGCCCGTACCGCCTGAAGCCGCTGGTGGGCATCAAGGCGCCCATGAATGCGACGCTCACGCCGGAGATTCACATGTACAATCCGCACGAGCGGCCGCTGCAGATACTCGAGGTGGGGTTTGCTTTTATACCTTATAGAACCAATAATCATTACCAACTATCCCCACAGATCTACAGCAGCGGCGGCGAGTTCCAGCTGGAGCTGCCCAGCGGCGGTTCGGAGGGCCCGCAGAATCTGTGGGAGATTCCGCCGCACACTTTAAAGCCCGTGATTAGGATCTCCTTTCATGGCCGCACCGCCGGCAACCACAGCGCCTACATACGCATCAAGATCGCCGAGCAGGAGCTGGATCTTGGCCAGGACAACGTCCTGGTCATACCCGTCGAGTTCGAGATCCTGCCAAGGCATTCAGCCTACGCCCGCAACCCGCTGGCGGACTTTGGCCGCGTGGCCACTTTGAATGCTCCGGATGCCCTGCAGTTCAAGCTGGACGTGCGGAACGATGAGAGCCGCCTGCTCTTCGGCAGCTACCTGCGCCGGATTCCCGGCCTCTCGTTCGACGCCAACAACACGAGCATCGTGCTGGATCCCACGCTCTTCGAGGGCAGCGAGACCATCAACGATCTGCTGGTGATCAAGAGTAACCAGTCTAGTCCAGAGGCGGATGAATCATTCACAGTGGTGGTGCGCGCAGAGATCTTCCACGGAGGCCTCTCCTTCGATGGAAATGTCACTAGGTTTGTGACCCACTCACCGGAAGGAGCAGAAGGAGCACCGCTGGAGAGAAAGCGATCGCTGGTGGTGCGCAACAACTTCGCCATGCCTTTGATTCTATTCAACGTGAGTCTCAGCGAGCCCGTCGACGAATCTATCTTGGAAGTAACCCTGCTGGGCGATCCCAGGATAGTCCTTCAGCCAGGCGAAGCCGTGGAGCTGCTGCGCCTGAACCTGCTCAACGACCAGGTGGCGTTTAAATCCCATCTGCGGATTGAGACAAACGTCACAGTGTTCAAGCTTCCCTTGGTCTCATGCAGTGGACGCCTACGCGTGTCCACGCAGCCATTTGTGCTTAATCTCCAGCAGGAGGCgccgctggaggaggaggaggagctcgaTCTGGGCACTGTGCCATTCGCCGAGATGTCGCGTGATGGATTCGTCATCCTGCGCAACGACAACCCGGTGCCCGTGAAGATAACCAACTGGTTCTTCAAGCACCCAAAGACCGTCTACTCGCAGTGCACTTTTCTGGGCTGTCGTTCGGGCAGTCTGCTGAGTGCCGAGAACGAGACGAAGGGCTGGCATTTGTGCACGGAACTTCGCTCGGGTGAGATTGCCGTGTTCAAGGTGGCCATCCAGACGTACGAGGCGGAGGCCACATTTGGAACCCTCAAGGTGTGGACGCCATACGAGGTAATACGCGTACGTGTCAAGTTCGAGGCCTCGGTGGGGCATTTGGAGATTGAGCAGGAGCAGCTCAGCTTCAAGAACTGCTTTCCCGGCCGAATGTGCACCGCCGTGCTGAGCGTGCGATCGAGTTTCACGCATCCGGTGCACGTGAAGGGCATCTCCTTTGCCTATCCGCTTGGCCTGCGCTTCAAGGACTTCAACGCCAAGGGCACTACGATTGCCCCACAAACGCTGACCAAAGTGGGCCGCATCTACTTCGAACCAGCGGCCCTGTGTCGCAATCAGTGCTACATTAGAGAGTCCACCAATGATCTGGCCATCTTTCCCAGCGTCCCGGGAGGCGGCGGCGATGGCAGCGTCATCAACAATAATCTCCTCTATGATGGAGTGGAGTTGCGGCAGCGCACGGAGCACTTTAGGAAGCTGAGACGCCAGCTGTCCAGCATGTCGCTGACTTTACACAGCGAGGAGCTGCCGCCGCTGGAGCTGGACTTCGCCATACCCATCGAGTGGCCCAAGCTGGTGCAGTTCCAGCCCATCCCGCCCACGCCGGCCATAGAGGTGGGCCAGGTGCAGCGCCAGTGGATCACGCTGACGAATCCCTCGCAGAATCCCCTGCTGCTCGACTACTTCCTTTCGGATCCGGCCTTTGCCCGCCGCACCCAGCTTTCCCTGCCGCACGAGGTGATCGATGTGAGCTCCACGAGTTGCTATCTCACGGATAAGGAGGTCTTCGCCCTGCCAGAGGCCGGGGATCCCATCCTGCTGCCCGGAGGCGCCAGTCTGAACATCCCCATCACCTTCAGCGCCCAGCAGCCGGAAAAGTACTGCACGCTGCTGCACGTGAGGAGCAATCTCACGCTGTACGAGGCCGTCTGGCTGCAGGCGCGTGCCGTGCAGTCGCAGTTCCGCTTCGGGAATCGTCGACCGGGATCTGGATCTCCATTGCTCTTTGAGTTGGCCACCGAGCAGTTTCAGGGCTGTCAGTCTGGAAATGGAGCAGTGGTGGCCACTCGTAGTTTCACTGCCCGCAACTCGGGTGTGATTCCCATGCGCATCGAAGGCTTTCTCATTGGTTCGCTGCCCTGCGAGGACTACGGCTTCAAGGTGATGGACTGCGAGGGCTTCGATCTCGGCGAGAACGAAACGAGGAAGGTGGAAATTGCTTTCAGCGCGGACTTTACTTCCTCGAGGGTCAAACGCTCGCTTACCCTACTAACCAACCTCACCTACGACATCAGCTATCTTCTGCTGGCCCAAATGCCTGCGGAAAGTGTGGAGCTGTGCGCCTCCCTGTTGGTGAGACCCGCATGGGAGACCTCCCTGAAGAATGCCGCTTTGGTAGTGCTCCTCGCCAGCTTTGGACTCGTACTGGTGGCCGCTGTCTTCGATGCGAAGGCCATAATGGTTCAGCAAAGTGCCTACGATGCGGCCAGGAACAAGGGACCTCTGCAGCCCACTTTTAATCTACGGAACATCGTGAAACTGCAGGCGGAGGAGGCTGCGGCCAAGGCGGAGgctgtgcagcagcagcagaaggccAGGAACGGGCAACTTAAGGAGCTACGCAAGCGAAGCGTAGTGAACACGACATCTAAGTCAAAATCAAAGACCTCCTGGTCGCCATGGAGCATGGATATGAATGCTCTGAGCAAGCACCTGCAAAAAGCGAAACCAAAGATTCCAGTTACTCCcccaactgctgctgcttctgctcctgctgcccCCCAACCGGAAACTAAGCCGGTGAAGAAATCAGCGACGCCATCTCCCCAGGCTGTTCCCATCTCAAATCAAGTTCGTCCGCAGAAGAAGGTGAAACCCACTTCTGTTGTGACCCCTGTGACTGTGAAAAGCAAGCCGGAACCCTCTACCCCCGTTGTGGAACAGCAGGAGAAACCCTTGACCAAATCGAGTCCACCGCAACAGGAGAACATATCGCCCAAACCGAACAAGGCAACAGAACCTCGCGTGCTCAAAGAACAGAACGGATCTGCCAAGAAAATAGGAAAGACGCCGGGAAGAGAGCGGGAAAGGGAGCGCCGCAAGGAACAGAAGATGACAAATGGCTCGGGGAATGCTGGATTAGGATTCAAGAAGCCGGAGCGAAAGCAGCGGCAGAAGCTCAACTTCGGGCAGACCACAAATAGCGCCTCGCCGCCTTCATCGCCGGATGCTCTGAAGTTCGTAAACTCTGTGTGGGAGATGAACAGTCACGGCTCCTACCGGGATGCTTTGCAGACCCCGCAACTGGCGCCCGCTGACAATGGTTTAGGTTGGAGCAACGGTTCGTCCTCGAGTGATCTTGGACCGATCGGGGATAGCCGGAAGAACGCCACGCCACCTCAGGTGCCAGCTGCGTGGGATCCTATTTCCAGTAATTCCTTCTTTGGCAACGGAGGGGTGGATTTCGCCACACCAGAGGGTAAGTTGCCTTAGGTTTTACATGTTTATAGGTTGCTAATGCTTATGATCCTCCACTCTAGTTACCTACGAGCAAAGGGAGCGGGAGAAGCCACAATGGGATCGGCGCAGCGACTTGAttctgcagcagcaactacTTCTGCAGCAGGAGTTTCAGCAGAGGCAGCAGGAGAACCTCTCAAGCAACTGGGCCACCAACTGGCTGCCGCCGGTATACTCCTCCTGGCCGGACGCCGCACCCAGCCTGGGTGTAATGCGTCCTCCGCCAGGTCTAGAGCAAAACCCACGCCAGACGCACAACCTTGCACAAGAAGCGGGCTCCGAGGGAGCTGCAGTTCCCGGCGAGAGCAGCCTACCCACGCAGTACGATCCCTTCACCTCGCCCAGCTCCATCTGGTCGGATACTTGGCGCCAGTCCTCGCAGCGCAACAGCCACAATAACCACATGAACTAAGGACTAAGGGgaacgacgaggaggagcaaGCTCACTGATCAAAGCGAATCAACCAAATGAAATTCTTACCACTTAGGTTACCACTAGGATACGCGACGATGGAGGAACACGCAGAATGATCTTTTCCAATTTGACTTTTGACTAATAAACGCAAAGATAAATGACTTTCATATCAAACTTTGTTCATTGTTTTGTTGCCAGTGTAATTTCATCTAGTTTAGCTTAGTTTACTTCTCCTTGTACGTGATGATGCCCTTCTCGATGAGGTCGGGAATCTCGACGGCCAGCCATGGAGCAAGCTGTGAAGGGAAGATTAGAGTTATAAGTagtgttattatttaaaaaataatattcttggagtGCTTCACAGCAATTGACTTAAAATTCCGTTAGTGCTAGatcccctagatcacgaaaataccactaatttttttttatggcacagtttttttttttaggtttttaaaagtagaaaatgttaaatttgggacttttttgaatttgttccTATATCCCGGCTCATATCCATCCAATTGGATagattcttattttattttaaagtcaatagattagagcttaactttgccatacagatcaacatgattggataagtgatgacagcgcagcagctcgacaaagatgaaaaatgtgttttttggtcgactgtaagtcggctgtatatatcgtaaaaactcgaaataaatccgttgaaaaatcataatgggtaccaACTTTAAGTTTACATTctaccaaataaaacaagccggatatggccgaaatccatggaaaattggatttatggtggatttttaaagtttggattttttaacttctttatgtaaacaaaaatgagtggtgacggcagccaaaaaaagtccgaaattaaaaattttaaactttaaaaaatctttaaaaaaaaactgtgccattgaaaaaaaaattagtggtattttcgtgatctagggctcCAACTCTAACAGCAATTAATTGCTGtggagcattttggctgtaaactagtgtaattagAGAATACTTACGCCCAACGCCATGGCATGGGCGATGCCGAACTTGGGAACGTTGCGTGCCCACAGGGGCTTGAAGTGATCCGTCAGGCAGATCTTGCCGCCGCGGTACATCTTCGCCGTCTTCCCGTCGAGCTCCGGCAGGGCAATCTCCGGAGCGGTGGTCGGGTACGTCACTGGGATGTCGAACTCCACGTCGAACTCGTACTTCAACAGGTTGTGCATGTACCAGCACTTGCCGAACCACTTGGTGCCCTCCTTGTTGGACTCCAGTCGGAACCAGTCGCTGCCGGACTGCTTGTTGTTCTCCACATACTGCGGGGAAGAGGGGGTTACTGGAATCTCCAGAGATCCTTCCTGATCTTGCCTACCTTGATCAGCGCCTGGTACTCCTCCTTCAGCCGCTGCACCCACACATCCTTTTCGCGGGGCCCGGCGCGAATCTGCAGCAGGGGAATGCTGCTCAGCGTTTTCCGGGTGCTGTCGTCCACCATCTCGTCAGGAATATGGCCAAAATTAAGGAAAACTCGGGGGAAAACAAAAGCGTCGAGTTGACACGTTCACGTTTGTGGGTGCGAAAGAGACAACTGCAACAGCTGGCCGAGCAGGCAGGGGTGTAGTGAAAAACTTTTCAAGGGGGTTAGGTTTGTattgtatgaaaatttgggtTTAGGGGGAAACTTTTTCCTTTTGGGGGTAGGATAtcataataattacaaaattatattatttctgGACCATCCCATCCCCCACTTTCTATTGAATGCTATTAAACTAATCTATTTGTCGGAACAACTTATaatcgtattattttaaatctatttattattgaaaatgtagtcttaaaaataaattacaaattaatctgaaaagttctaaaaaaaaaagcaacctaCAAAATATTCATAGGCGTAGTTAAATCTCTAATAATCGATAGTCATCGATTACTTGGCGCCAAAGCGAGTTGCGAAATTAAATCCCGCCATATAAACAGGAAATAGCCCGTTTCGCATTGTTTTCAGGTCCCATTCACGAATATAAAGGCGGCGGGGCTGGCATtctgtttaaacaatatttgcTCGTCGCGCGATAAGCATCAAAATCTAGAAAAGACACAGCGGCTCGGTGATAGTGtgaaattaaacaaacaaagtCTTGAAAAGTAAACAGATTTGGCTCCAGTGACTCtgtgaatatttaaattacctAATTACAAGCAGTAAGTGTCAATTTTGATCATGTTATCTTTCTTAGCTGAGATTTTAAATAGAATGTGCAATAAAATATGGCGAAATAACGGTCTTTTTACTGAAATCAATGTTGAATGATTATCAATTATTGCGAAGCAATATCTTAactaaacttaaatatttctcatttaaataaattacattacggtcttgtcatattttttattagttgtACAACCAACAACTACAAATAAGGttcataaaatattctatTATGAAACCAAAATCTGTCAGGGAATCACTCAAAATTGCTTTCTTTAAGTCTGGCCTTTTAGTTTCTCAAAGATTACAATTAATAGCACCCCATAAAAATAAGTATTAGAAGAATATGGTCCTGGGAATCACTTAAACCAGTGGGAACCACAATCAACATAGGGGAGGTACGGAAAAGGTCAGAGATCTTAGGCGTTGACAACTTAgcttttgcaaaatattccaTTGGTAAATAAGACGTTACCACTGaacgaaaaacaaaccaaGAGAACTTGTCTCGTCATTTCTATGGCACAGATTGAAGATTCCGCAGAAGACTAGAATGTGTACAAACACACGCCGATCGATGGTACCTTTGAACTGAGCATGATAATGCCAATTCCCTGATAAGGAGCACAAATCCACTTTTCCGAAACCGACTCGAACCGGTTTGTCCGTCTGCCTGAGCCTGGCATCGCGGCTCGATCGGTTTCAAAATAAGAACCATGTGCTATATGCGTCTATATAAATTACCAGATTCGACCTTAATCACTGATAACGTTATACCAGTTCGAGATGATCAGGGTGCAGATGGACGAACCGGTTTCAGCCGGCTCATCCGATCGAAGCAGGGTTTTCAATTAAAGATCTTACAAATTGTTTACCCCGCGCGTCGCTctgatttggtttttattgggtCAAAGGGTCACCTAGGGCTAGCACTCTGCTCCAGGGCTATTTTGTGCTGCTATCGCTTCTCCGCCTCCTGTTCCGCCATCCTGCCTGGCCTCCGTGGTCTTGCGTACGCTCACCGCGATGATTGTGTCCGCTTTGCGAGGACGACTGAACCGCTGGTGGCGGTTCTCCTCCCACTCCTTGCGGTGCACCTTCTTGCGATGGGCATGCATATTGGCATTCGAGTTAAAGGTCTGCGGGCAGTGAGGACATGTGTACAAAACCTCGCCCGTGTGTGTGGTCATGTGTTCctggaaatacattttattaatagcTGATAATAACCCTTAATATTAATAGGAATACCTTCAGTTCGTTGGGTCTCTTGAAGGCCTTCTCGCACATGGGGCACTGATGAGTCCTCGCTGTGTTGTGGGTGTACTTAATGTGGTGCTGGTGCGCCTGCAGGCTGGGCGAGATCTTCAGGCAGAGCTCGCACTGCATGGGCTGCAGATTCTCGGCGGTGTGCATCATTTTTATGTGCCGCGCCAGTCCGTATTTGGTGGTTAGCATAGAGTCGCACAAGTGGCACTTGATGGCCGCCTGAGTGGCGCCCGTGTGCTCCTCCATGTGCCTAGCCAAGGCTTCGCGTCCCCGGATCGATTTTCCGCAGACATCACAGATCTTGGCGTACAAATTCAAGTGGACCAGCTTGACGTGCTGCTGCATTAAATACTGTGTGGGGAAACTGCAAAATATACGTTTTAAGGTATGGCAAATAACAAAATCATCTCGAAACTTACGTCTTCTCGCAGTGGGTGCACTTATCCTGCCACTGCTCCCGCGGAATGTGCGTCAGCTTGTGGCGCTCGCACACAACGGAGCTGTAGAAGCTCTTGGCGCAGTGGTCGCAATGGTAGAGGCGTCCGCGCGTCTTGATCTCGTGCATGCGCATGTGCAGCTCCAGACTGCGCCGCTCGCCCATGACGCGTGCGCAGATGGTGCACTTGAATAGCTCGGGATCCTGGTGGCGACGCAGGTGGTCCACGAGGACGCCCCGCTTCCAGAACTTGCGGTTGCAGCACATCGAGTAGCCGCGCTGCTTGTGCTCGCGTCGCACATGGGTCAGCATCTCGGAAAAGCCCTCCATGGGCGCGCTGCAGATGTGGCAAAGGACTTTGTAGTGCTCGCGAATGTAGTCGTTGAACTCCTGGGACTTCCGGATGTTTGGCAAACCGGATTTCTTGGGCCGCTCTGCCAGTCGCACGCGCCCGCGTCCCCTTGGTCGTCCGCGAACCTTTCGCTTAATCTTGGGCTGGGGTTCCtcttgctcctcctcctcttcgccGTCCCCGCTGATGAAGTcatgctcctcctcctcctgatcCTCCAGCACATCGGCAATGGTTAAATCCGCTTCGGGGTACTCGATTTTTATCTCGTTCAGGTTGATTTGCTCCAGTACGGTTTTAAATTCCTCGCTGACATCTTTTGGAGCGGTTTTACGGGGTCGTCCTCGTCGGCGCTTCACGGCAGCGGCCACGCTCTCCACCTGCTCGTTTTTCACCAGGGGTTCTTTGGAAACCACTTCTGGTGCAGCTGTTTCCTCCGGAAGCGTTTGCTCCAGCGCCTTGTGTGCCTGCTCCACGCTCAGATAGAAGTTGTGGaagagcagcagctgctcccAGCAGGCGCCGCACACATAACCGATGGTCGAGGAAGGGATCTAAAAGTAGGAATCCTATTTTATAAGTAATCCAGCAAAAGGAATCCATTATTTACCCGCAGCCAAAAGTGTTTCTCGATGATGCATCGCAGGCCCAGGGAATCGGCCTCCTCCGAGGCGAATTCTATGTTGCCCACTGCGTCCTCCGTACGCTGGGTGCACAGAAAACAAGGCATTTGCTCCAAATAACGCCACTAAATGCACAAA from Drosophila takahashii strain IR98-3 E-12201 chromosome 2R, DtakHiC1v2, whole genome shotgun sequence encodes:
- the Tmem131 gene encoding transmembrane protein 131 homolog produces the protein MPTQAQLRPIPRLFLLILLILGASGEKVLQESFLGLQDAPPTVHELGELLRDLRLVPSRLDFGTWSVGQARSQTVTLFNQHSNRTLQLNAVTGPSPAFYSSFLGAREVPPQGNTTFSVVFLPRQLGAIAGDLLIHTSFGQAELAVRGEGSECPYRLKPLVGIKAPMNATLTPEIHMYNPHERPLQILEIYSSGGEFQLELPSGGSEGPQNLWEIPPHTLKPVIRISFHGRTAGNHSAYIRIKIAEQELDLGQDNVLVIPVEFEILPRHSAYARNPLADFGRVATLNAPDALQFKLDVRNDESRLLFGSYLRRIPGLSFDANNTSIVLDPTLFEGSETINDLLVIKSNQSSPEADESFTVVVRAEIFHGGLSFDGNVTRFVTHSPEGAEGAPLERKRSLVVRNNFAMPLILFNVSLSEPVDESILEVTLLGDPRIVLQPGEAVELLRLNLLNDQVAFKSHLRIETNVTVFKLPLVSCSGRLRVSTQPFVLNLQQEAPLEEEEELDLGTVPFAEMSRDGFVILRNDNPVPVKITNWFFKHPKTVYSQCTFLGCRSGSLLSAENETKGWHLCTELRSGEIAVFKVAIQTYEAEATFGTLKVWTPYEVIRVRVKFEASVGHLEIEQEQLSFKNCFPGRMCTAVLSVRSSFTHPVHVKGISFAYPLGLRFKDFNAKGTTIAPQTLTKVGRIYFEPAALCRNQCYIRESTNDLAIFPSVPGGGGDGSVINNNLLYDGVELRQRTEHFRKLRRQLSSMSLTLHSEELPPLELDFAIPIEWPKLVQFQPIPPTPAIEVGQVQRQWITLTNPSQNPLLLDYFLSDPAFARRTQLSLPHEVIDVSSTSCYLTDKEVFALPEAGDPILLPGGASLNIPITFSAQQPEKYCTLLHVRSNLTLYEAVWLQARAVQSQFRFGNRRPGSGSPLLFELATEQFQGCQSGNGAVVATRSFTARNSGVIPMRIEGFLIGSLPCEDYGFKVMDCEGFDLGENETRKVEIAFSADFTSSRVKRSLTLLTNLTYDISYLLLAQMPAESVELCASLLVRPAWETSLKNAALVVLLASFGLVLVAAVFDAKAIMVQQSAYDAARNKGPLQPTFNLRNIVKLQAEEAAAKAEAVQQQQKARNGQLKELRKRSVVNTTSKSKSKTSWSPWSMDMNALSKHLQKAKPKIPVTPPTAAASAPAAPQPETKPVKKSATPSPQAVPISNQVRPQKKVKPTSVVTPVTVKSKPEPSTPVVEQQEKPLTKSSPPQQENISPKPNKATEPRVLKEQNGSAKKIGKTPGRERERERRKEQKMTNGSGNAGLGFKKPERKQRQKLNFGQTTNSASPPSSPDALKFVNSVWEMNSHGSYRDALQTPQLAPADNGLGWSNGSSSSDLGPIGDSRKNATPPQVPAAWDPISSNSFFGNGGVDFATPEVTYEQREREKPQWDRRSDLILQQQLLLQQEFQQRQQENLSSNWATNWLPPVYSSWPDAAPSLGVMRPPPGLEQNPRQTHNLAQEAGSEGAAVPGESSLPTQYDPFTSPSSIWSDTWRQSSQRNSHNNHMN
- the Ufc1 gene encoding ubiquitin-fold modifier-conjugating enzyme 1 — protein: MVDDSTRKTLSSIPLLQIRAGPREKDVWVQRLKEEYQALIKYVENNKQSGSDWFRLESNKEGTKWFGKCWYMHNLLKYEFDVEFDIPVTYPTTAPEIALPELDGKTAKMYRGGKICLTDHFKPLWARNVPKFGIAHAMALGLAPWLAVEIPDLIEKGIITYKEK
- the LOC108066251 gene encoding transcription factor grauzone; amino-acid sequence: MPCFLCTQRTEDAVGNIEFASEEADSLGLRCIIEKHFWLRIPSSTIGYVCGACWEQLLLFHNFYLSVEQAHKALEQTLPEETAAPEVVSKEPLVKNEQVESVAAAVKRRRGRPRKTAPKDVSEEFKTVLEQINLNEIKIEYPEADLTIADVLEDQEEEEHDFISGDGEEEEEQEEPQPKIKRKVRGRPRGRGRVRLAERPKKSGLPNIRKSQEFNDYIREHYKVLCHICSAPMEGFSEMLTHVRREHKQRGYSMCCNRKFWKRGVLVDHLRRHQDPELFKCTICARVMGERRSLELHMRMHEIKTRGRLYHCDHCAKSFYSSVVCERHKLTHIPREQWQDKCTHCEKTFPTQYLMQQHVKLVHLNLYAKICDVCGKSIRGREALARHMEEHTGATQAAIKCHLCDSMLTTKYGLARHIKMMHTAENLQPMQCELCLKISPSLQAHQHHIKYTHNTARTHQCPMCEKAFKRPNELKEHMTTHTGEVLYTCPHCPQTFNSNANMHAHRKKVHRKEWEENRHQRFSRPRKADTIIAVSVRKTTEARQDGGTGGGEAIAAQNSPGAEC